The Brachyspira hyodysenteriae ATCC 27164 genome includes a window with the following:
- a CDS encoding leucine-rich repeat domain-containing protein, with protein sequence MENIDKVKEKKLNNIYDFFKKNNINKYINYSKNKLLNIKKLDLSSSKLNYIPKEIDILINLETLDICNNKIEEIPDSICSLVNLKYIDASFNKLKKLPNKISLLQNIEEIDISNNMFKTFPKEIYDLKKLKNINLSRYYLNEIPKEIFNLTNLEKLDLSNNNIENIPDEISKLKNLEKLYLNNNNISKIPKIIEKLYKLKILSLKNNNLDDINECIGNLKNLEEFYFSSKHIIKAAENFYSLENLKKLYIEGDLSYIKNEIHRLKNIEYLYLENNNQ encoded by the coding sequence ATGGAAAATATAGATAAAGTAAAAGAAAAGAAATTAAATAATATTTATGATTTCTTTAAAAAAAATAATATAAATAAATATATTAATTACAGCAAAAACAAATTATTAAATATAAAAAAATTAGATTTAAGCTCTTCAAAATTAAATTATATTCCTAAAGAAATAGATATATTAATAAATCTTGAAACTTTAGATATATGCAATAATAAAATAGAAGAAATACCAGATAGTATATGCTCCTTAGTAAATTTAAAATATATAGACGCTAGTTTTAATAAATTAAAAAAACTGCCTAACAAAATATCATTGCTTCAAAATATTGAAGAGATAGATATATCAAATAACATGTTTAAAACTTTTCCAAAAGAAATATATGATTTAAAGAAATTAAAAAATATAAATCTTTCAAGATACTATTTAAATGAAATACCAAAAGAAATTTTTAATCTCACAAATTTAGAAAAATTGGACTTATCTAATAATAATATAGAAAATATACCTGATGAAATATCAAAATTAAAAAATTTAGAAAAACTCTATTTAAACAATAATAATATAAGCAAAATACCAAAAATCATAGAGAAATTATATAAGTTAAAAATTTTATCTCTAAAAAATAATAATTTAGATGATATTAATGAATGTATAGGAAATCTAAAAAATCTTGAAGAATTTTATTTCAGCAGCAAACATATAATAAAAGCAGCAGAAAATTTTTATTCTTTAGAAAATTTAAAAAAACTTTATATAGAGGGAGATTTATCATATATAAAAAATGAAATACATAGATTAAAAAATATTGAATATTTATATTTAGAAAATAATAATCAATAA
- a CDS encoding amino acid ABC transporter substrate-binding protein: MKFILKLSVISLMLLLIGCGNSQKKSEENNKTDLNNKVIIEDTPEIQEDNSLQRVKDSGKLVLGLDDTFAPMGFRDENGEIVGFDIDLAHEVASRMGVVLETKSIDWGKSSSILTNREIDVLWNGVNINNERKVYMNFSKPYLNNMLIIVKHNDDETINSIDNLAGKIVGVQKGGNYEQIANHPIMSKIKELRQYDENIKAFTDLQLNKLDAFITDDVFAQYYITEKKAPFTVVHNTPFTDGLYAIGVNKSDKKLLEEIDRILDEMKADGTAAKISEKWFSKDIVLK; encoded by the coding sequence ATGAAATTCATATTAAAGTTGTCAGTTATATCGTTGATGTTATTGCTAATAGGATGCGGAAACTCTCAAAAAAAATCAGAAGAAAATAATAAAACTGATTTAAATAATAAAGTTATTATTGAAGATACACCAGAGATTCAGGAAGATAATTCATTGCAAAGAGTAAAAGATTCAGGAAAATTAGTATTAGGTTTAGATGATACTTTTGCTCCTATGGGATTCAGAGATGAAAATGGGGAAATAGTTGGATTTGATATTGATTTGGCTCATGAAGTTGCTTCTCGTATGGGAGTGGTATTAGAAACTAAGTCTATAGATTGGGGAAAATCTTCATCTATTCTAACTAATAGAGAAATTGATGTCCTTTGGAATGGAGTTAATATAAACAATGAAAGAAAAGTTTATATGAATTTTTCTAAGCCTTATTTAAATAACATGCTTATCATCGTTAAACATAATGATGATGAGACAATTAATTCCATAGATAATTTAGCAGGAAAAATTGTAGGGGTTCAGAAAGGCGGAAATTATGAACAAATAGCCAATCACCCTATAATGTCTAAAATTAAAGAGCTTCGTCAGTATGATGAAAATATTAAAGCATTTACTGATCTTCAGTTGAATAAATTGGATGCATTCATTACAGATGATGTTTTTGCTCAATATTATATTACTGAAAAAAAAGCTCCTTTTACTGTAGTTCATAATACTCCTTTTACTGATGGATTATATGCAATTGGAGTAAATAAATCTGATAAGAAATTATTAGAAGAAATTGACAGAATATTAGATGAGATGAAAGCTGATGGTACAGCTGCTAAAATATCTGAAAAATGGTTTTCTAAAGATATAGTGTTAAAGTAG
- a CDS encoding amino acid ABC transporter substrate-binding protein, with amino-acid sequence MKRISSILLFIIFAFIVSCGGGNNTSSTDTNSAGNATSAEDNSLQKVKDAGKLVLGLDDTFAPMGFRDENGEVVGFDIDLAKEVANRLGVTLEIKPIEWSSSILSLNKGDVDVLWNGVTINEARKQQINFSKPYLNNKLVIVKASDDNTINSKDDLSGKVLGVQVGSNDEALTADPSSKNAKEIRRYDVNVNAFLDLQAKRIDAVVIDEVAAQYYIAEKKAPFVVVENSPLTEELYGIGFRKSDAKLLAEVDRILDEMRADGTAAKISEKWFAKDIVLK; translated from the coding sequence ATGAAACGCATATCAAGTATTTTATTATTTATTATTTTTGCATTTATTGTAAGCTGCGGCGGCGGAAACAATACTTCTAGTACTGATACTAACAGTGCAGGAAATGCTACTTCAGCAGAAGATAATTCATTGCAAAAAGTAAAAGATGCAGGAAAATTAGTATTGGGTTTAGATGATACTTTTGCACCAATGGGATTCAGAGATGAAAACGGTGAAGTAGTAGGTTTTGATATTGATTTGGCAAAAGAAGTAGCAAACAGACTCGGTGTAACATTAGAAATAAAGCCAATAGAATGGTCTAGTTCAATATTAAGTCTTAATAAAGGCGATGTAGATGTACTTTGGAATGGCGTTACTATAAATGAAGCTAGAAAACAACAAATTAATTTTTCAAAACCTTATCTTAATAATAAATTAGTAATAGTAAAAGCTTCTGATGATAATACTATTAATTCTAAAGATGATTTGTCAGGAAAAGTATTAGGTGTTCAGGTTGGAAGTAATGATGAAGCATTAACTGCTGATCCTTCAAGTAAGAATGCTAAAGAGATTAGAAGATATGATGTTAATGTTAATGCTTTCTTAGATTTACAGGCTAAAAGAATAGATGCTGTTGTTATAGATGAAGTTGCAGCTCAGTATTATATAGCTGAGAAAAAAGCTCCTTTTGTTGTTGTAGAAAATAGTCCTTTAACAGAAGAATTATATGGTATAGGTTTTAGAAAATCAGATGCTAAACTTTTAGCAGAGGTTGATAGAATATTAGATGAGATGAGAGCTGATGGTACAGCTGCTAAAATATCTGAGAAGTGGTTTGCTAAGGATATAGTATTAAAATAA
- a CDS encoding amino acid ABC transporter ATP-binding protein, producing the protein MSSETKETNLKVVNIKKHYKGTPAINGVSFTVNKGDILSIIGPSGAGKSSLLRNIIQIEHPDYGEVYIDNEVLFCKREGEKALDISHADFMKRKEKIGMIFQHFNLFPHKTALENIIEAPVIVKKQNKDEAIEEALKLLDSVGLKHKKDSYPNELSGGQKQRVAIARALAMKPEILLCDEPTSALDPELIGEVLTVLKELAKEKMTMIVVSHEISFVHELSTNIAFMDAGKIIAMDTSDNFFNNQSNERIKDFLNKIFHK; encoded by the coding sequence ATGTCATCAGAAACTAAAGAAACTAATTTAAAAGTTGTAAATATAAAAAAACATTATAAAGGAACTCCTGCCATAAATGGAGTATCATTTACAGTTAATAAAGGTGATATACTTTCTATTATAGGGCCTTCAGGAGCTGGAAAAAGTTCGCTTTTAAGAAATATTATACAGATAGAACATCCTGATTACGGAGAGGTTTATATAGATAATGAAGTTCTATTTTGTAAGAGAGAAGGTGAGAAGGCACTTGATATAAGTCATGCAGATTTTATGAAGAGGAAAGAAAAAATAGGTATGATATTTCAGCATTTTAATTTATTTCCTCATAAAACAGCCTTAGAAAATATTATAGAAGCACCTGTTATAGTGAAAAAACAAAATAAAGATGAGGCTATAGAAGAAGCATTAAAACTTCTTGATAGTGTAGGACTTAAACATAAAAAAGACAGCTATCCTAATGAATTATCAGGCGGACAGAAGCAGAGAGTTGCTATAGCAAGAGCTTTAGCTATGAAGCCTGAAATACTTCTTTGCGATGAGCCTACTTCAGCATTGGATCCTGAACTTATAGGAGAAGTTCTTACTGTATTAAAAGAGCTTGCTAAAGAAAAAATGACTATGATTGTTGTAAGCCATGAAATAAGTTTTGTACATGAACTTTCTACAAATATCGCTTTTATGGATGCTGGAAAAATTATAGCTATGGATACTTCTGATAATTTTTTTAATAATCAAAGCAATGAAAGAATAAAAGATTTTCTAAATAAAATTTTTCATAAATAA